The DNA region TGCCGGCGCCACGCCCATGGAGGTCAGCGTGGCGTGCCGACTCGACGCCAGCTCGTTCAACGCGCTGCGATCGAGCTGCCTGATGTACTGACACAGGACGGCCTTCGGCCTTCGGCCCCGGGCCTTCACATCCCGCCGCGACGTCGTTGGCCGGCCTGCCGGCATTCGGCATCACGGCATCGCAGCATCGACCGTTTCCTTCGCCAAGGAGTTGCCATGCATCGTCGTACCGCCCTGCTGTCCACCCTCGCCCTCGCCGCCGTCATGACCGTGCCGGCGCGCGCCCAACAGGCCGAGGCCGGCTTCACCCCGCTGTTCGACGGCAAGACCCTGAACGGCTGGACGCTCATCGGCGGCCACGGCGACGGCTACATGGTCAAGGACGGGATGATCGTCTGCGCCAAGGGGGGCGGCGGCAAGCTGCTCACCGACAAGGAATACAGCGACTTCGTGCTGCGTTTCGAGTTCCGCCTGCCGCCCGAAGGATCCAACAACGGCCTCGGCATTCGCGCCCCGAAGGAAGGCGACGCTGCGTACCAGGGCATCGAGCTGCAGATCCTCGACGAGAAGGCCGCGCTCGCCGAGAAGTGGGGCAAGCTCAAGGACTCGCAGTTCCACGGCAGCGTGTACGACGTGATCGCCGCGAAGAAGGGCGCACAGAAGCCCGGCGGGGAGTGGAACGTGCAGGAGGTGACGGCCAGGGGCAAGCGCATCACCGTCGTGCTCAACGGCCAGACGATCCTCGACGCCGACCTCGCGACGGTCACCGACCCGGCCGTGCTCAAGAAGCACCCGGGCCTGCTGCGCACCAGCGGCCACATCGGCTTCCTTGGCCACAACGATTACGTCGAGTTCCGCAACATCCGTATCAAGGAACTGAAGTAGGCGAGAGGCGCGCACCTTGCCCTGAGCGAAGTCGAAGGGCGCGCCCTACCTCTGTGCTGGCCTGGCGCCCGCCTCCTCGATGCCGAGGAAGGCCGCCAGGCCGCCGTGCAGCGCATCGGCGCCCCACACCCCGCGGTACACCTCGATCAGTTGC from Luteitalea sp. TBR-22 includes:
- a CDS encoding DUF1080 domain-containing protein, which produces MHRRTALLSTLALAAVMTVPARAQQAEAGFTPLFDGKTLNGWTLIGGHGDGYMVKDGMIVCAKGGGGKLLTDKEYSDFVLRFEFRLPPEGSNNGLGIRAPKEGDAAYQGIELQILDEKAALAEKWGKLKDSQFHGSVYDVIAAKKGAQKPGGEWNVQEVTARGKRITVVLNGQTILDADLATVTDPAVLKKHPGLLRTSGHIGFLGHNDYVEFRNIRIKELK